The following DNA comes from Kitasatospora sp. NBC_01287.
GACCTGGCGTTCCGCTCGGTGCGCAGCGGCTTCAAGGTCGCCGAGGTGCCGATCACCTTCGTCGAGCGCGAGCACGGCGCCTCCAAGATGAGCCGCAACATCGTCTTCGAGGCGCTCTGGCGGGTCACCGTCTGGGGCGTCCAGGCACGGGTGGCCAAGCTCACGGAGAAGGGCAAGAAGTAGCGCGAACGCCGAAGGCCCGTACGTCGTGACGTACGGGCCTTCGGCGTTCCCGGGCGTTCCGCCGCCCCCGGTTGCTCCCGCGCACTCCTGGGCGCCCCCGAGGCGCCCCTGGGCGCCTCAGCCCAGCCGGGTGAGCCGGGCGGCGATCGCCGGGGGCGCCAGGTCGCGCTGCAGCACCACCGGGACCTTCACCTGGGCCGGCCCCTCGCCGGCGGTCAGCGTGCCGACGGCGGTGCCGGCCGGCGCCGCGTGGCCGATGCCCCCGGGCACGCCGGTGAGCGTCAGCCGGGCCGAGACGCCGGTGAAGCCGGGCACCGTGACGTCCTTGGCCGCCACCACCGGCAGGTGGCCGCCCAGCCCGTCGTCCAGGTAGCCGACCACCTCGCCCTGGTGGGCCAGGGTCTGGCCGGTGACCGCGGCCTGTCCGGCAGTGATGATCTTCGAGCTGACGGTCTGCGCGGCCTTGAGGATGTTGTCGGTGGCGGTCGGCGGTTGGCCCAGGGTGACCCCGAGGAGCAACTGCTGGGTACCCCCGACCTCCTTGGTGGCGGCCCACATCAGGCAACTGCCGGCCGGCGTGCTGGAGCCGGTCTTGGTGCCGATCACGCCGTTCTTGTTGACCAGCGCGTTGGTGTTGTAGATCTTGGTGCCGGCGATGGTGGACTCCGGCTCGGCGACGATCTGCTTGAAGATCTCGCTCTGCATCACCACCTCGGCCAGCTTCAGCTGGTCCTGGGCGGTGCTCTTGGTGTCGGCGCTGTAACCGGCCGCGTCGGCGTAGCTGGTGCTGCTCATGCCGAACGTGGCGGCCCGGTCGTTCATCTTCTTGACGAAAGCTTCCTCCGAACCCGCGTCCCAGCGGGCCAGCAGCCGGGCGATGTTGTTGGCGCTGGGCAGCATCAGCATCTCCAGCGCCTCGTACTCGCTGATCTGCTGGCCCTCGGTCACCTTGGCGGTGGACTGGTCGGAGTCGCCCGACTCCTGGGCGGCCGCCTTGTCCACGGTGAGCATCGGTCCCGGCTGGCCCTTGGCCAGCGGGTGGTCCTGCAGGATCAGGTAGGCGTTCATCACCTTGGTCACGCTGGCGATCGGGACCGGCGTGGCCTTGGGCCCCGAGCTGCCGAGGCTGCCCAGACCCACCACCTCGGCGGCCGCCTGGCCCTTGGCCGGCCAGGGCAGCGCCGGTGCCTCGCCACCGAAGGTGTAGGAGGTGGCGGCGGTCAGCCGCACCTGGGGGGCGGGCAGCGGGCGCAGCAGCTGGGCCACCGCAAGGCCGCCGGCCAGCACGGAGAGCAGCAGCACGCCGGCGGTGGCCCGCCGCAGCGCGCCGCGCGCCCGCGAGCGCGGGCGGCCGCCCAGCGCGGTCAGGCCCGGCACGGCCGGCGGCTCGACCCCGGCGCCGGCGGGACCGGGGTCGGCGGGACCGGGGTCGGCGGCAGGGCCGAAGTCCGGGGCAGGACCGAAATCGGCGGCAGGCCCGAAAGCGGCGGCAGGGCCGAAGGCGGGCGCGGGCGGCACGGGCGGGGCCGTTGGGGCGGCGAGGAGCACGGCGGCCAGGGGGGCAGCGGCCAGGGGGGCGGGCTCGGGGGCCGGCGCCGCGGCGGGCTCGTGTTCGATGGGCGACGCGTCAGCCGGCGCGGCGTCAGCAGGTACGGCGTCGGCCCGCGCCGCCACGGCCGGCACCGCGTCGGCCGGCACCCCGTCGACCGGCACCTGGTCCACGGCTGCCGCCGGCTCGTCCCGGATCGCGAGACGCGGGTCGACGGTCTGCGGCTTCTCCTCGTCGGCCTCGACCGGTTCGGCCGGCTCCGGCTCCGGCATCCGCAGGAAGGTGGTCCTCATGTCCGCATCCCGGACGCGCAGCTGGACGGTCGATCCGCCCTTGACCGCCGGCCCGGCGGAGGCCCCGCCCCCCGCTCCGTCCGGTCCCGCCCCCCGCGGCCCGGCCGCCTCCGGCGGCGGCGCCGACCCGGCAGCCGCGGGCTGCTCCCGCTCCCCGTCCTGCACCTTCTCCGGGGCGTCGCCCACCTGTTCCGACCTCCTCGTTCTCGGTCATCGTCCTACGCCGCGGGGGTTCCACCGCCGCGGGTCCGACCTGTACAGTCTCCGCCACCGCGGCCCGTTCGCAGTCCGCCACACCCCGTCCGACCGGCGGTTATTCCGGGTCGGCGGCCTGTCCCCGGCTCAGACGTCACCCTCTCGGCCCCCGGTTCCCCGCACCGCGAGCGCCCCGCGACCGCCCCGGAAGAGTTCCCGGCCCAAGGTCACGATTCGGAGGCGTACTCGACAAGTCCGTGTGAGAGGCGTCACGCTGTCATTCATCCACGCGGGGAGGCTTGGATGGGCAAGAGCCGTAGAACAATTCCCGAGGAACTTTTGCTGCTCGCCTTGGACCCGACCACGGGTACCACCGCGCAGCCGCAAACCCTCGACCTCGGACTCGCCGGGGCACAGCTCGTCGAGCTGTCCCTGGCCGGACGGATCGTCCCGGACGGAGATCGGATCGCCGTGGTGCTGCCGCGGCCGACCGGTGACCCGACCCTGGACCACGCCCTGGAGCTGCTGCGCCGTCGCGGCAGCCCGGTGCGTGCCGCGCACTGGATCGGCGGGCCCCGACTGGGGCTGCGGCAGACCTACCTGGCGCATCTGGAGCGGTGCGGCATGGTCGCCGC
Coding sequences within:
- a CDS encoding D-alanyl-D-alanine carboxypeptidase family protein, with product MGDAPEKVQDGEREQPAAAGSAPPPEAAGPRGAGPDGAGGGASAGPAVKGGSTVQLRVRDADMRTTFLRMPEPEPAEPVEADEEKPQTVDPRLAIRDEPAAAVDQVPVDGVPADAVPAVAARADAVPADAAPADASPIEHEPAAAPAPEPAPLAAAPLAAVLLAAPTAPPVPPAPAFGPAAAFGPAADFGPAPDFGPAADPGPADPGPAGAGVEPPAVPGLTALGGRPRSRARGALRRATAGVLLLSVLAGGLAVAQLLRPLPAPQVRLTAATSYTFGGEAPALPWPAKGQAAAEVVGLGSLGSSGPKATPVPIASVTKVMNAYLILQDHPLAKGQPGPMLTVDKAAAQESGDSDQSTAKVTEGQQISEYEALEMLMLPSANNIARLLARWDAGSEEAFVKKMNDRAATFGMSSTSYADAAGYSADTKSTAQDQLKLAEVVMQSEIFKQIVAEPESTIAGTKIYNTNALVNKNGVIGTKTGSSTPAGSCLMWAATKEVGGTQQLLLGVTLGQPPTATDNILKAAQTVSSKIITAGQAAVTGQTLAHQGEVVGYLDDGLGGHLPVVAAKDVTVPGFTGVSARLTLTGVPGGIGHAAPAGTAVGTLTAGEGPAQVKVPVVLQRDLAPPAIAARLTRLG